The Macrotis lagotis isolate mMagLag1 chromosome 6, bilby.v1.9.chrom.fasta, whole genome shotgun sequence genome includes a window with the following:
- the LOC141491805 gene encoding small ribosomal subunit protein eS10-like, with translation MVAKKDVHMPKHPELAEKNVPNLHVIEVIQSLKSPVYVKEQFARRHFYWYLTNEGIQYLWDYLQLSPEIVPSTLHRRPETGRPRPKCLEGERPARLIRGEADRHIQMKCCSPNADKKAEFGAQVSNRVPIKRWI, from the coding sequence ATGGTAGCCAAGAAGGATGTCCACATGCCAAAGCATCCTGAGCTGGCAGAGAAGAATGTGCCCAATCTCCATGTCATTGAAGTCATTCAGTCTCTAAAGTCTCCTGTTTATGTTAAGGAGCAGTTTGCAAGGAGGCATTTCTACTGGTATCTCACCAATGAGGGCATTCAGTACCTCTGGGATTACCTTCAGCTGTCCCCTGAGATTGTGCCTTCCACTCTTCACAGAAGACCTGAGACAGGAAGACCAAGGCCTAAATGTCTGGAGGGTGAGCGACCTGCCAGGCTTATTCGAGGTGAAGCTGACAGACACATACAGATGAAGTGCTGTTCCCCCAATGCTGACAAGAAGGCTGAATTTGGGGCCCAGGTCAGCAACAGGGTTCCAATTAAGAGGTGGATTTAG